One segment of Enterobacter ludwigii DNA contains the following:
- the plsC gene encoding 1-acylglycerol-3-phosphate O-acyltransferase, with amino-acid sequence MLFIVRLILTIIYCILVCIFGSIYCLFSPRNPKHVATFGHMFGRLAPLFGLKVEKRLPEGAENFGNAIFIANHQNNYDMVTASNIVLPPTVTVGKKSLLWIPFFGQLYWLTGNLLIDRNNRAKAHSTIAEVVNHFKKRRISIWMFPEGTRSRGRGLLPFKTGAFHAAIAAGVPIIPVCVSNTSNKINLNRLNNGLVIVEMLPPVDTSKYGKDQVRELAAHCRELMAQHIALLDKEVAEREAAGKK; translated from the coding sequence ATGCTATTCATTGTTCGTTTAATTCTTACCATTATTTACTGCATTCTGGTCTGTATTTTCGGCTCTATTTATTGCCTGTTCAGTCCGCGCAATCCGAAACATGTCGCCACCTTCGGCCATATGTTCGGCCGCCTTGCGCCGCTGTTTGGCCTGAAGGTTGAAAAACGCCTGCCGGAAGGGGCTGAGAACTTCGGTAACGCCATCTTTATCGCTAACCATCAGAACAACTACGATATGGTGACGGCCTCCAACATTGTTCTGCCACCGACCGTGACCGTGGGCAAAAAGAGCCTGCTGTGGATCCCTTTTTTCGGCCAGCTGTACTGGCTGACCGGTAACCTGCTGATTGACCGTAACAACCGCGCGAAAGCGCACAGCACTATTGCTGAAGTGGTTAATCACTTCAAAAAGCGCAGGATCTCAATCTGGATGTTCCCGGAAGGGACGCGCAGCCGTGGTCGTGGCCTGCTGCCGTTCAAAACCGGTGCGTTTCATGCTGCAATTGCGGCAGGTGTTCCAATTATTCCTGTGTGTGTTTCCAATACTTCTAATAAGATTAATCTTAACCGCCTGAATAACGGGCTGGTGATTGTCGAAATGCTGCCGCCGGTGGATACCAGCAAATACGGTAAAGATCAGGTTCGCGAGCTGGCAGCACACTGCCGTGAACTGATGGCTCAGCATATTGCGCTGCTCGACAAAGAAGTCGCAGAGAGAGAAGCCGCCGGTAAGAAGTAA
- the ftsP gene encoding cell division protein FtsP: MSFSRRQFIQASGIALCAGALPLTANAAGQQQPLPIPPLIESRRGQPLFLTLQRSHWSFTQGTRAPVWGINGRYLGPTIRVWNGDDVKLIYSNRTTENVAMTISGLQVPGPLLGGAARMMSPNADWAPVLPIRQSAATLWYHANTPNRTAQQVYNGLAGMWLVEDEISKSLPIPNHYGVDDFPVIIQDKRLDNFGTPEYSEPGSGGFVGDTLLVNGAQSPYVEVSRGWVRLRLLNASNSRRYQLQMSDGRALHVISGDQGFLPAPVSVKQLALSPGERREILIDMTNGDEVSITCGEAASIVDRIRGFFEPSSILVSTLVLTLRPTGLLPLVTDSLPMRLLPQEIMSGSPVRSRDINLGDDPGINGTLWDVNRIDITAQQGTWERWTVRSDMPQSFHIEGVSFLIRNVNGAMPFPEDRGWKDTVWVDGQVELLVYYGQPSWPHFPFLFHSQTLEMMDRGSVGQMLVNPAP, translated from the coding sequence ATGTCATTCAGTCGGCGTCAGTTTATTCAGGCTTCCGGGATCGCCCTTTGTGCGGGTGCGCTGCCGCTGACAGCCAACGCCGCCGGGCAGCAACAGCCGCTGCCCATTCCGCCGTTAATAGAATCCCGTCGCGGGCAGCCGCTTTTCCTGACGCTACAGCGCAGCCACTGGTCCTTTACCCAGGGCACGCGTGCGCCGGTGTGGGGCATTAACGGGCGTTACCTTGGGCCGACCATACGCGTGTGGAATGGCGATGACGTTAAGCTGATCTACAGTAACCGTACGACAGAAAATGTCGCCATGACCATCAGTGGTTTACAGGTGCCTGGCCCGCTGCTTGGCGGCGCGGCGCGCATGATGTCGCCTAACGCTGACTGGGCGCCCGTTCTGCCGATTCGTCAGAGCGCGGCGACGCTCTGGTATCATGCCAATACCCCTAACCGCACGGCCCAGCAGGTGTATAACGGCCTGGCCGGCATGTGGCTGGTGGAAGATGAAATCAGTAAATCCCTGCCAATCCCGAACCACTATGGCGTGGATGATTTTCCGGTCATTATTCAGGACAAACGGCTGGATAATTTCGGCACGCCGGAATACAGCGAGCCGGGCAGCGGTGGCTTCGTTGGCGATACGCTGCTGGTTAACGGCGCGCAAAGTCCGTATGTTGAAGTGTCGCGCGGATGGGTACGTCTGCGTCTGCTGAACGCCTCTAACTCGCGCCGCTACCAGCTGCAAATGAGCGATGGCCGCGCGCTACACGTCATCTCCGGCGACCAGGGCTTTTTACCGGCCCCGGTTTCCGTGAAGCAGCTGGCGCTGTCGCCAGGCGAACGCCGCGAAATCCTTATTGATATGACCAACGGTGATGAGGTGTCGATCACCTGTGGCGAAGCGGCCAGCATTGTGGACCGCATTCGCGGTTTCTTTGAGCCGTCGAGTATCCTGGTCTCCACCCTGGTGCTGACCCTGCGTCCTACCGGCCTGCTGCCGCTGGTGACCGACAGCCTGCCGATGCGCCTGCTACCGCAGGAGATCATGAGCGGTTCGCCGGTGCGCAGCCGCGATATCAACCTGGGCGACGACCCGGGGATCAACGGCACGCTGTGGGACGTTAACCGTATCGATATTACCGCGCAGCAGGGTACCTGGGAGCGTTGGACGGTTCGCTCGGACATGCCGCAGTCGTTCCATATCGAAGGGGTGAGTTTCCTGATCCGCAACGTCAATGGCGCGATGCCGTTCCCCGAAGACAGGGGCTGGAAGGATACCGTCTGGGTGGATGGGCAGGTCGAACTGCTGGTCTACTACGGACAGCCTTCGTGGCCGCACTTCCCGTTCCTGTTCCACAGCCAGACGCTGGAGATGATGGACAGGGGTTCCGTCGGCCAGATGCTGGTCAACCCGGCACCCTAA
- a CDS encoding TrkH family potassium uptake protein, whose translation MKFNDSLHVSQLRVVLHLCGFLVLLYSLSMLPPMVIALLNKERTYFAFLTTFLTFFTLGGLTWRATRHSGIQLRTRDGFVIIVLFWLLFSLISAMPLWMDDGLQLSFSDALFEGVSGITTTGATVIGDVSALPKSYLYYRAQLNFIGGLGVIVLAVAVLPLLGIGGMKLYQSEMPGPFKEERLTPRLADTARTLWVTYLALGLVCTLAYWLAGMPFFDAVCHGLSTVSLGGFSTRSESIGFYDSHAIELVAGAFSLLSAFNFTLWYVVIARRTLKPIRRSPEVKFFLGAATVIIAITAWQVWHAGMYNGTDSLVHAFFLASSMMTDNGLSTADYAHWPPHTIFLLLSASFFGGCVGSTCGGIKALRFLIMFKQCIQEMNQLAHPRALLSIKVGKSVVNERVLRSVWSFFFLYVMITGFFVWALNLLGYDLFTSFATVAACINNMGLGFGETASTFGTLKDEAKLLMCAAMIMGRLEIYPVLILCSRFFWRA comes from the coding sequence GTGAAGTTCAACGATTCGTTACATGTGTCCCAGCTGCGGGTTGTGCTTCACCTCTGCGGTTTTCTGGTTCTTCTGTACAGCCTGTCCATGCTGCCGCCGATGGTTATCGCCCTGCTGAATAAAGAGCGAACCTACTTTGCTTTTTTAACCACCTTTTTGACCTTTTTTACCCTTGGCGGACTCACCTGGCGGGCAACACGTCATTCCGGTATACAGCTGCGCACCCGTGACGGTTTCGTGATTATCGTTCTGTTCTGGCTGCTGTTTTCATTGATTAGCGCCATGCCGTTATGGATGGATGACGGTCTGCAACTCTCCTTTTCCGATGCGCTCTTTGAAGGGGTCTCAGGGATCACCACCACCGGGGCGACGGTGATTGGAGACGTCAGTGCCCTGCCGAAGTCGTACCTTTATTACCGCGCTCAGCTCAATTTCATTGGCGGATTAGGGGTCATCGTACTGGCCGTCGCGGTCCTGCCGCTGCTCGGTATCGGTGGCATGAAGCTGTATCAGTCGGAAATGCCTGGGCCGTTCAAGGAGGAGCGCCTGACGCCCCGACTCGCCGATACCGCGCGTACGCTGTGGGTAACCTATCTGGCGCTGGGACTGGTCTGCACGCTGGCGTACTGGCTGGCGGGCATGCCCTTTTTTGACGCCGTCTGTCACGGGCTTTCCACCGTCTCATTGGGTGGGTTTTCAACCCGAAGTGAGAGCATCGGGTTTTACGACAGCCACGCGATTGAGCTTGTCGCCGGGGCTTTTTCACTGCTTTCCGCGTTTAACTTTACCCTCTGGTATGTCGTCATCGCGCGCCGCACGCTGAAACCGATTCGGCGCAGCCCGGAGGTGAAATTCTTTCTCGGTGCCGCCACCGTCATTATCGCCATCACCGCCTGGCAGGTGTGGCACGCGGGGATGTACAACGGCACCGACAGCCTGGTACATGCCTTCTTTCTGGCCAGCTCCATGATGACCGACAACGGTCTTTCGACGGCCGATTACGCTCACTGGCCTCCCCACACCATTTTCCTGCTGTTGAGCGCCAGCTTTTTTGGCGGCTGCGTCGGCTCTACCTGCGGCGGGATCAAAGCGCTGCGTTTTCTCATCATGTTTAAACAGTGTATTCAGGAGATGAATCAACTCGCGCATCCGCGCGCGCTGCTGAGTATTAAGGTCGGCAAAAGCGTCGTGAATGAACGCGTTCTGCGCTCGGTGTGGAGCTTCTTTTTTCTCTACGTGATGATAACGGGCTTTTTCGTCTGGGCGCTGAACCTGCTGGGATACGATCTGTTCACGTCATTTGCCACCGTTGCGGCCTGCATTAACAATATGGGGCTGGGGTTCGGCGAAACGGCATCGACCTTCGGGACGTTAAAAGACGAGGCCAAGCTGTTGATGTGTGCGGCGATGATTATGGGACGTCTGGAAATTTATCCGGTGCTGATCCTGTGCTCACGCTTTTTCTGGCGGGCATAA
- a CDS encoding YgiQ family radical SAM protein, whose translation MSAISLIQPDRDLFSWPQYWAACFGPAPFLPMSREEMDQLGWDSCDIILVTGDAYVDHPSFGMAICGRMLEAQGFRVGIIAQPDWNSKDDFMRLGKPNLFFGVTAGNMDSMINRYTADRKLRHDDAYTPDNVAGKRPDRATLVYTQRCKEAWKDVPVILGGIEASLRRTAHYDYWSDTVRRSVLVDSKADMLIYGNGERPLVEVAHRLSQGEPVSSIRDVRNTAIMVKEALPGWSGVDSRIIDMPGKIDPIPHPYGDDLPCADNKPVEPKKAETKAIVVQPPRPKPWEKTYVLLPSFEKVKADKVLYAHASRILHHETNPGCARALMQKHGERFIWINPPAIPLSTEEMDSVFALPYKRVPHPAYGERRIPAYEMIRFSINIMRGCFGGCSFCSITEHEGRIIQSRSEDSIINEIEAIRDTVPGFTGVISDLGGPTANMYMLRCKSPRAEQTCRRLSCVYPDICQHMDTNHEPTINLYRRARDLKGIKKILIASGVRYDIAVEDPRYIKELATHHVGGYLKIAPEHTEEGPLSKMMKPGMGSYDRFKELFDTYSKQAGKEQYLIPYFISAHPGTRDEDMVNLALWLKQRRFRLDQVQNFYPSPLANSTTMYYTGKNPLGKIGYKSEDVVVPKGDKQRRLHKALLRYHDPANWPLIRQALEDMGKKHLIGSRRDCLVPAPTLDEMREARRQNRHTRPALTKHTPIVHQRSNGNVSAKKPVKRKA comes from the coding sequence ATGAGCGCAATTTCCCTGATCCAGCCGGATCGTGACCTCTTCTCCTGGCCCCAGTACTGGGCGGCCTGCTTTGGACCGGCACCGTTCCTGCCGATGTCCCGGGAAGAGATGGACCAACTGGGCTGGGACAGCTGCGATATCATTCTGGTGACGGGCGATGCCTATGTCGACCACCCGAGCTTTGGCATGGCTATCTGTGGCCGTATGCTTGAAGCGCAGGGCTTCCGTGTGGGGATCATCGCCCAGCCTGACTGGAACAGCAAAGACGACTTTATGCGTCTGGGGAAACCCAACCTGTTCTTCGGCGTGACCGCAGGCAACATGGACTCGATGATCAACCGCTATACCGCCGACCGTAAGCTGCGTCATGACGATGCCTACACGCCGGATAACGTCGCGGGTAAACGTCCTGACCGTGCGACGCTGGTCTACACCCAACGCTGCAAAGAAGCCTGGAAAGACGTGCCGGTTATCCTGGGCGGCATCGAGGCGAGTCTGCGCCGTACCGCGCACTACGACTACTGGTCAGACACCGTGCGCCGTTCGGTGCTGGTGGATTCCAAAGCCGATATGCTGATTTACGGTAACGGTGAACGTCCGCTGGTGGAAGTGGCGCACCGTCTCTCACAGGGTGAGCCGGTGAGCAGCATCCGCGACGTGCGCAACACCGCGATCATGGTGAAAGAGGCGCTGCCGGGCTGGAGCGGGGTGGATTCCCGTATCATTGATATGCCGGGTAAAATCGACCCGATCCCGCACCCGTACGGCGACGATCTGCCGTGTGCGGATAACAAACCGGTAGAGCCAAAGAAAGCCGAAACGAAAGCTATCGTTGTTCAGCCGCCGCGCCCGAAACCGTGGGAAAAAACCTACGTGCTGCTGCCTTCCTTTGAGAAGGTCAAAGCCGATAAAGTGCTCTACGCGCATGCGTCCCGTATTCTGCACCACGAAACCAACCCGGGCTGCGCGCGTGCGCTGATGCAAAAGCACGGCGAGCGCTTTATCTGGATCAACCCGCCGGCAATCCCGCTTTCCACCGAAGAGATGGACAGCGTCTTCGCGCTGCCGTACAAACGCGTGCCGCATCCGGCATACGGCGAGCGCCGAATCCCGGCGTATGAGATGATCCGTTTCTCAATAAACATCATGCGCGGCTGCTTCGGCGGCTGCTCCTTCTGCTCCATTACCGAGCACGAAGGGCGCATTATTCAGAGTCGCTCCGAAGATTCGATCATCAATGAGATCGAAGCCATTCGCGATACCGTGCCTGGCTTCACCGGGGTGATCTCCGATCTGGGCGGTCCGACTGCCAACATGTACATGCTGCGCTGTAAGTCACCGCGCGCGGAACAGACCTGCCGTCGTCTGTCGTGTGTGTATCCGGATATCTGTCAGCACATGGATACCAACCATGAACCGACGATCAACCTTTATCGTCGTGCGCGTGACCTGAAAGGGATCAAGAAGATCCTGATCGCCTCCGGGGTACGTTACGATATCGCCGTGGAAGATCCGCGCTACATCAAAGAGCTGGCGACGCATCACGTGGGTGGCTACCTGAAGATTGCCCCTGAGCATACCGAAGAAGGCCCGCTGTCCAAGATGATGAAGCCGGGTATGGGCAGCTACGATCGCTTTAAAGAGCTGTTTGACACCTACTCGAAGCAGGCGGGTAAAGAGCAGTATCTGATCCCATACTTCATCTCCGCGCACCCCGGCACGCGCGATGAGGACATGGTGAACCTGGCGCTGTGGCTGAAACAGCGTCGCTTCCGTCTGGATCAGGTGCAGAACTTCTATCCATCACCGCTCGCAAACTCAACGACCATGTATTACACCGGCAAGAACCCGCTGGGTAAAATTGGCTATAAGAGTGAAGATGTGGTGGTGCCGAAAGGGGATAAACAGCGCCGTCTGCATAAAGCACTGCTGCGCTACCACGATCCGGCTAACTGGCCGCTGATCCGTCAGGCGCTGGAAGATATGGGTAAAAAGCATCTGATCGGCTCGCGCCGCGACTGCCTGGTGCCTGCGCCTACGCTTGATGAGATGCGTGAAGCGCGCCGCCAGAACCGCCATACGCGCCCGGCATTGACCAAGCACACGCCGATTGTGCATCAGCGTTCAAACGGTAACGTCAGTGCGAAGAAACCCGTGAAACGTAAAGCGTAA
- the dkgA gene encoding 2,5-didehydrogluconate reductase DkgA, translated as MANQTVIKLQDGNVMPQLGLGVWKAGNDEVVSAIHKALEVGYRSIDTAAAYKNEDGVGKALASAGMPRDDLFITTKLWNDDQKRPREALQESLDKLQLDFVDLYLMHWPVPAIDHYVDAWKGMIELQQAGLVKSIGVCNFQVHHLQRLIDETGVAPVINQIELHPLMQQRQLHAWNATHKIQTESWSPLAQGGEGVFDQKIIRDLADKYGKTPAQIVIRWHLDNGLVVIPKSVTPSRIAENFDVWDFRLDKDELSEIAKLDKGKRLGPDPDQFGG; from the coding sequence ATGGCAAACCAAACCGTAATCAAGCTGCAGGATGGCAACGTGATGCCCCAACTGGGGCTAGGTGTATGGAAAGCCGGTAACGACGAGGTCGTCTCCGCCATTCATAAAGCACTGGAAGTCGGCTATCGGTCGATTGATACCGCCGCCGCGTACAAAAATGAGGACGGCGTGGGTAAGGCACTGGCCAGCGCTGGCATGCCCCGCGACGATCTTTTCATTACCACCAAACTGTGGAACGACGATCAAAAACGCCCCCGCGAAGCCTTGCAGGAGAGTCTGGACAAACTCCAGCTCGATTTCGTCGATCTCTATCTGATGCACTGGCCAGTCCCGGCTATCGATCACTATGTTGACGCCTGGAAAGGGATGATTGAGCTGCAGCAGGCAGGGCTGGTAAAAAGCATCGGCGTGTGTAATTTCCAGGTTCACCACCTGCAGCGCCTGATTGACGAGACGGGTGTCGCGCCGGTTATCAACCAGATTGAGCTGCACCCGCTGATGCAGCAGCGTCAGCTTCACGCCTGGAACGCCACGCACAAGATCCAGACCGAGTCCTGGAGCCCGCTGGCACAGGGCGGTGAAGGGGTGTTCGACCAGAAAATTATTCGCGATCTCGCGGATAAATACGGCAAGACGCCGGCGCAAATCGTTATTCGCTGGCATCTGGATAACGGCCTGGTGGTGATCCCGAAATCGGTCACGCCATCGCGTATCGCTGAGAATTTCGACGTCTGGGATTTCCGCCTGGATAAAGATGAACTGAGTGAAATTGCGAAGCTGGACAAGGGCAAGCGTTTAGGCCCGGATCCCGATCAGTTTGGCGGGTGA
- the yqhD gene encoding alcohol dehydrogenase, with translation MNNFNLHTPTRILFGKGAIADLRAQIPADARVLITYGGGSVKKTGVLDQVYSALEGLDVREFGGIEPNPSYETLMNAVKIARDEKVTFLLAVGGGSVLDGTKFIAAAAHYADGIDPWHILETRGSDIKSAIPMGSVLTLPATGSESNKGAVISRKTTGDKQAFMNDHVQPVFAILDPVYTYTLPARQVANGVVDAFVHTVEQYVTYPVDAKIQDRFAEGILLTLIEDGPTALKEPENYDVRANVMWAATQALNGLIGAGVPQDWATHMLGHELTAMHGLDHAQTLAVVLPALWNEKRDTKRAKLLQYAERVWNITEGSDDARIDAAIEATRSFFEGLGVPTRLSGYGLDGSSIPALLAKLEEHGMTQLGEHGDITLEVSRRIYEAAR, from the coding sequence ATGAATAATTTTAATCTCCACACCCCAACCCGCATTCTGTTTGGTAAAGGCGCTATCGCCGACCTGCGCGCACAGATCCCCGCTGACGCCCGCGTACTGATCACCTACGGTGGCGGCAGCGTGAAAAAAACCGGCGTACTGGATCAGGTTTACAGCGCGCTGGAAGGTCTGGACGTGCGTGAGTTCGGCGGTATCGAGCCTAACCCGTCTTATGAAACACTGATGAACGCGGTCAAGATCGCCCGTGATGAAAAAGTCACCTTCCTGCTGGCAGTCGGCGGCGGCTCCGTTCTGGATGGCACCAAATTCATCGCCGCTGCGGCGCACTACGCGGACGGTATTGACCCGTGGCACATTCTGGAAACCCGCGGCAGCGATATCAAAAGCGCGATCCCAATGGGTTCCGTGCTGACCCTGCCTGCGACCGGTTCTGAATCCAACAAAGGTGCCGTTATCTCCCGTAAAACCACGGGTGATAAGCAGGCCTTTATGAACGATCACGTTCAGCCTGTATTCGCCATCCTCGATCCGGTTTACACCTACACCCTGCCTGCACGTCAGGTCGCGAACGGTGTGGTCGATGCGTTTGTGCACACCGTTGAGCAGTACGTTACCTACCCGGTAGATGCCAAAATTCAGGATCGCTTCGCGGAAGGCATTCTGCTGACGCTGATTGAAGACGGTCCGACAGCGCTGAAAGAGCCGGAAAACTACGATGTGCGCGCCAACGTGATGTGGGCGGCAACCCAGGCGCTGAACGGTCTGATCGGTGCCGGCGTGCCGCAGGACTGGGCAACCCATATGCTGGGCCACGAACTGACGGCCATGCACGGTCTGGATCACGCACAAACGCTGGCCGTCGTCCTGCCTGCACTGTGGAACGAAAAACGTGATACCAAACGCGCTAAATTGCTGCAATACGCTGAGCGCGTGTGGAACATCACCGAAGGTTCTGACGATGCGCGTATCGACGCGGCTATCGAAGCAACCCGCAGCTTCTTTGAAGGTCTGGGCGTGCCAACGCGTCTGTCCGGCTATGGCCTGGATGGCAGCTCCATCCCTGCCCTGCTGGCGAAACTTGAAGAACACGGTATGACCCAGTTGGGCGAGCACGGCGACATTACGCTGGAAGTGAGCCGTCGTATCTACGAAGCGGCACGCTAA
- a CDS encoding AraC family transcriptional regulator, producing the protein MNREAICLQLTAQIKRLIDKENGVGEMLPDIRLLYGTQPGTRTPVMYQPGIVFLFSGHKIGYINERVFRYDTNEYLLLTVPLPFECETFATEAVPLAGIRLNVDLLQLQELLMEIGEDALFRPSMPASGINSATLSEEILCAIERLLDVMERPLDARILGKQIIREILYHVLLGPGGGALLALVSRQTHFSLISRVLKRIESQYTENLSVDQLAAEANMSVSAFHHNFKSVTSTSPLQYLKTYRLHKARMLMIHDGMKASAAAMRVGYESASQFSREFKRYFGVTPGEDASRIRMMQGT; encoded by the coding sequence ATGAACCGTGAAGCGATCTGCCTTCAGCTTACTGCGCAGATTAAAAGACTGATTGATAAAGAAAATGGCGTCGGTGAAATGTTGCCTGACATTCGTCTTCTGTATGGGACGCAGCCAGGGACACGCACACCGGTCATGTACCAGCCGGGCATCGTTTTTCTCTTTTCAGGCCATAAAATTGGCTATATCAATGAGCGCGTGTTCCGGTATGACACCAATGAATATCTTCTGCTCACAGTACCTTTACCCTTTGAATGTGAAACTTTCGCGACAGAAGCGGTACCGCTGGCGGGCATTCGTTTAAATGTTGATCTCCTTCAGCTGCAGGAGCTGCTGATGGAGATTGGCGAGGACGCATTGTTCCGCCCGTCGATGCCCGCGAGCGGGATTAACTCCGCGACGTTATCCGAGGAGATCCTCTGCGCCATTGAGCGTCTGCTCGACGTTATGGAACGGCCGCTGGATGCACGCATCCTGGGCAAACAGATTATCCGCGAAATTCTTTACCATGTGCTGCTGGGGCCGGGCGGTGGGGCATTACTCGCGCTGGTCAGCCGCCAGACGCACTTCAGCCTGATTAGCCGCGTGCTCAAGCGAATCGAAAGCCAGTACACGGAAAACCTGAGCGTTGACCAGCTGGCGGCGGAAGCAAACATGAGCGTCTCGGCGTTTCATCATAATTTTAAGTCGGTGACCAGCACCTCGCCGCTGCAGTATCTTAAAACCTATCGGCTGCATAAGGCTCGTATGCTGATGATCCACGACGGCATGAAGGCCAGCGCGGCGGCGATGCGGGTGGGCTATGAAAGTGCGTCGCAGTTTAGCCGGGAGTTTAAGCGTTACTTCGGCGTCACACCGGGGGAAGATGCGTCGCGCATCAGAATGATGCAGGGGACCTGA
- the yghB gene encoding DedA family general envelope maintenance protein YghB — MAVIQDIIAALWQHDFAALADPHVVGIVYFVMFATLFLENGLLPASFLPGDSLLLLAGALIGKGVMDFTPTMVILTSAASLGCWLSYLQGRWLGNTRVVKGWLAQLPHKYHQRATCMFDRHGLLALLAGRFLAFVRTLLPTMAGISGLSNRRFQFFNWLSALLWVGVVTTLGYALNMIPFVKHHEDQVMTFLMILPLFLLVAGLLGTIAVVIKKKYCSA; from the coding sequence ATGGCTGTTATTCAAGATATTATTGCGGCACTCTGGCAACACGATTTTGCCGCGCTGGCGGACCCTCACGTTGTAGGTATCGTCTATTTCGTGATGTTCGCAACCCTGTTTCTGGAAAATGGATTACTGCCAGCCTCATTTTTACCCGGTGACAGCCTGCTTTTACTGGCCGGGGCGTTAATCGGTAAAGGCGTCATGGACTTCACGCCGACGATGGTCATACTCACCTCCGCTGCCAGCCTCGGTTGCTGGCTGAGCTATCTGCAGGGCCGCTGGCTCGGCAATACGCGCGTCGTGAAAGGCTGGCTGGCTCAGTTACCGCATAAATATCATCAACGTGCGACCTGCATGTTTGACCGCCACGGTCTGCTGGCGCTGCTGGCCGGGCGTTTTCTGGCGTTTGTTCGCACGCTGCTGCCGACCATGGCAGGCATTTCCGGGCTGTCAAACCGCCGCTTCCAGTTCTTTAACTGGTTGAGCGCCCTGCTGTGGGTAGGCGTGGTGACCACGCTTGGCTACGCGCTGAATATGATCCCCTTTGTGAAACACCACGAAGACCAGGTAATGACCTTCCTGATGATCCTCCCGCTTTTCCTGCTGGTCGCGGGACTGCTCGGGACGATTGCGGTCGTGATTAAGAAGAAATACTGCAGCGCGTGA
- the metC gene encoding cystathionine beta-lyase produces MTKKHLDTTLVQAGRSKKYTQGSVNSVIQRASSLVFDTVEDKKIATRNRAKGGLFYGRRGTLTHFSLQEAMCELEGGVGCALFPCGAAAVANTILAFVEQGDHILMTNTAYEPSQDFCTKILSKLGVTTGWFDPLIGEGIAELIQPNTRIVFLESPGSITMEVHDVPAIVKAVRSKAPEAIIMIDNTWAAGVLFRALEFDIDISIQAATKYLIGHSDGMIGTAVSNARCWDQLRENAYLMGQMVDADTAYMTSRGIRTLGVRLRQHHESSLKVAEWLARHPQVERVNHPALPGSKGHEFWQRDFTGSSGLFSFVLKKRLSNDELANYLDHFTLFSMAYSWGGFESLILPNQPEQIAALRPGGEVDFSGTLIRLHIGLEDVDDLIADLAAGFERIV; encoded by the coding sequence ATGACAAAGAAGCATCTTGATACCACGCTGGTACAGGCAGGACGCAGCAAAAAATATACTCAGGGATCGGTCAACAGCGTGATTCAACGCGCCTCCTCGCTGGTATTTGATACCGTCGAGGATAAAAAAATCGCCACGCGCAACCGCGCCAAAGGCGGGCTGTTCTATGGCCGTCGTGGCACGCTAACCCATTTTTCACTTCAGGAAGCCATGTGCGAACTGGAAGGCGGCGTGGGCTGCGCCCTGTTCCCCTGTGGTGCGGCGGCAGTCGCCAATACCATTCTGGCGTTTGTGGAACAGGGCGACCATATCCTGATGACCAATACCGCTTATGAACCAAGCCAGGATTTTTGCACCAAAATCCTCAGCAAGCTCGGCGTGACCACCGGCTGGTTCGATCCGCTGATTGGCGAAGGTATCGCTGAACTTATTCAGCCGAACACGCGCATTGTATTTCTGGAATCCCCAGGCTCTATCACCATGGAAGTGCACGACGTCCCGGCTATTGTGAAAGCAGTGCGCAGCAAAGCCCCCGAGGCAATCATTATGATCGACAACACCTGGGCGGCGGGCGTGCTGTTCAGGGCGCTGGAATTCGACATTGATATCTCTATTCAAGCCGCGACCAAATATCTGATTGGCCACTCTGATGGCATGATCGGTACTGCGGTATCCAACGCGCGCTGCTGGGATCAACTTCGGGAGAATGCCTACCTGATGGGCCAGATGGTGGATGCGGATACGGCCTACATGACCAGCCGCGGTATCCGTACGCTGGGGGTGCGCCTGCGTCAGCACCATGAAAGCAGTCTGAAGGTGGCCGAATGGCTGGCCCGGCACCCGCAGGTCGAGCGCGTTAACCATCCGGCGCTTCCGGGCAGCAAAGGCCATGAATTCTGGCAACGTGACTTTACGGGCAGTAGCGGGTTGTTCTCATTTGTTCTTAAAAAACGGCTCAGTAACGACGAACTGGCGAACTACCTGGATCATTTTACCCTTTTCAGCATGGCTTACTCCTGGGGCGGGTTTGAATCCCTGATCCTGCCTAACCAGCCGGAGCAAATTGCGGCCCTGCGCCCCGGTGGAGAAGTGGATTTCAGCGGCACGCTGATCCGACTGCATATTGGTTTAGAAGATGTTGACGATTTAATTGCGGATTTAGCGGCAGGGTTTGAACGTATCGTGTAG